Below is a genomic region from Lampris incognitus isolate fLamInc1 chromosome 2, fLamInc1.hap2, whole genome shotgun sequence.
GTACCgcagggcgggcgggcggggcggGCGCGAGACAAGGGGAAAGAAAACCACATCACTTTGCAAGGCGAGTTAGTAACgcaatcaaaataaacaaaacaaactcaaataACTTTTTACCTCACttaaaaactaaacacaacacacacacacgcacactcatttatagacacacacacacacacacacacacacacacacacacacacacacacacacacacacgaacatgcatgcgtgcacataCACGGGTAGGCTTTACCCTTTTCTGCTCTGAACGACAATAACTCCCCGaccccaacccccctcccccccatgcacacacacacttttgaagagctggtctctggcctgtgtTCTGGCCCCCGTCCCCTTACAGCCTCTACCCCAGGCCCGGCCCACAGCTCCTCTGGCCCGGGTCTAAAGGAATGTTGAGTGTCTCTATAGCCCCCCTCCCTGGAGATTAGGGTCCGCCACGCGTGCCCCCCTCATTTCATTCCATTCCAAAGTGTGCCCCCTCAGAGCGGCCACATTTTTATCTGAGCCTGGTGATTGTGACAGATTCGCCaaatgacacacacacccacccacccacacacacacacccacacacacacacacacacacacctacccacccacccacccacccacccacacacacacacacacacacccacacacacacacacacacacacctacccacccacccacccacccacccacccacccacacacacacacacacacacacacacacacacacacacacacacacacacacagaggcacaaacAAACGGGGCTGGCCGAGGTTGGGAGGGACCAGACAGCGCCAGGCTCCAGCTATAAAGCCTTCCAAGGATGAGACTAGTGCCCTGCTCTGAGCTGCACACaacctccctcctctgttgcagGACACCCCCAGACGGGCAGCAGCCAAGCCTCCATCATGAATGATATCTACAAGGCAGCGGTAAGAACTTTCACAACTCACACGGCCGAAAAACAGAACGTCTTTGATTTACTTGAACAGACAGTTAAAACACTAAGTTGAGCTAGTTTCGCTGGCTGGATGTTTGCAGAGAGACCGTTCATCAGATGTGATGTGAAAGTTAtgataaaaaaacaactttatctTTCCAAGGAAGATGCTGGTATGATTTAGTTACCCGGGACTTTAACAGTAACTTTATAATGCGGATACCAATACGAGGGAACATGGAGTCCCTCTCATTATACAGAATGTTCTAGAGAAAattcactctttcaaggatgactaTATCTAAAATGTACccatttctgttgttgttgttgttgttgttgttgttggtggtggtggtggtcattCAGACCAGTTACATGTTGGACTGGAAAAATTCCTGCCGATGTGCCTGGCATGGCATGCTGTCTCCCACACCAGTTGATGTCAAAGGTGCCTTAGCACCACCATATAGGTCTCTAGATGGTCTTCTGCTTCAGTCTTATCAGGCTTGATATAGGGACCACTCAGGGggaggtgggggagagagagagagagagagagagagagagagagagagagagagagagagagagagagagagagagagagagagagagagagagagagagagagagagagagagagagagagagagagagagagagagagagagagagagagagagagagagagggtggggtcaCTGGCAGGACAGGTTCCTTGCCTGTATTCTGCTGGGGTTCATTCATGACTACAAATGGAACAGTCCCACTTCACATGGCTAATTTTGGCCTGTTGCTCAGACGCCCCTGCATTTGTGTTTCTGTGGAGCCTCAGTGGGCTTTCACGTcgagataaccccccccccttacacacacacacacacacacacacacacacaaacacaaggctGGATTCCAGCATTATCAGAGAGCAGTAgttatcgatcgatctatctatctatctatctatctatctatctatctggctaGTGGACTGACTGCCCTGCGTACTGTAATCTCGACTAACCGGTACAGCCGAgaaacagaaaaacaacaacaacacaggaaTCAACGTGCGTGGTGATATGTGTGGCAGCGCCTGGGCCGGCGTCACCCTCTTTTCCGTGTATCATGGCCAGAGGAGCGTGTGCATGTGTTTAATTCATAGTGGACGACAGACAATAACTCTTACATAAacagctgtctccctctctcattcgcGGTAGCTTTTCCAGGATTACTTTTCCATTGTTGAGCCAGAGCCGCAGCTATGCTAATTTAGAACACTGTGAATTATGTCCTTTATCTTCGGTTCCTGATCCTGCTGTCTGTTTATTTTTAACTCCTCCACTCAGTGGGCCAGGCTTTACAAATGATATataggttttgtgtgtgttttgtcaggGGCGGCCTAGTGAGCGTAGGCACCGAGATATTACTTTAGTGCTCTCAGATGTTAAACATGTCAGAAACGGCCTGAGTTAATCCAGATGTGAGGCGACCTGCTCTATATACTGTAAACCATAAAACCTCCACCGCTGTCATATTTCCGTGACTGGAACGGTTTGTCAGGCGGTAAACTTTCGTTTACTTTTACGATCCATCGTATTTGCCGCCGGCTTGATTAGGTTATATTGAAGAAATACTGGCGCTATCTATATACATTGCTTACCATTGGCTAGCTCGACCATGAGGTAACAGGAACCTTTTCCTCTCTTGCAGGTTGAGCAGCTGACAGACGAACAGAAAAATGGTGCGTAAAAATACAAATAGTTCTTAAATAAAAACTTTTCAGAGAGTCCCTTAGAGTGTACAGGCATGTCAGTATTTTCTGTATTTGTAGGCTCAACACATTGCTGACACATGAATCaccagaacatccatccatccattagccaagccgcttatcccagttggggtcacggggtgctggagcctatcccagcagtcactgggcggcaggcagggaaaccaccctggacaggccgccaggccatcacagggtccaccaaAACATTTTAAGTTTAAAAATGTTGCAACTGTTGTGAAACTTCCTTTAAACCAATTtgatatgggcgtccgggtagtgtggtggtctattccgttgcctaccaacacggggaatactggttcgaatccccgtgttacctccccagatagcaaaatcgctgtggcccggacctgtcccatacctgactttcatctttctttcatctggcgcacataccgtgtggaatgatggtgcttgggcggtccgctcctgtttgccagatctgggccagaaccaagccatagcaatgccgcatgtaccacatatttgccgaaggtgggccatatttgttctgtgatatttgggccatattcaccatttaccacacgggccacttcagggtcacatccagattacatgttgccgagagcaccgcatctttgccaaaaaaggcccacatttgatttggcatatttgggccatatttgctattctacatgtgggccacttcaggctcacaagCATTTTGTCAGGGCCGGAAGAAGGCCATcaatgccgcatcattgcctgaagtggctcacatccggatgctatctgggacctgcttggtcggacgtccctacagacacaattggccgtgtctgtgggtgggaagcaggatgtgggtatgtgtcctggtcgctgcactagcgcctcccctggttgatcggggtgcttgttcagggaggagggggaactggggggaatagcgtgatcttcccatgctacgtccccctggtgaaactcctcactgtcaggttaaaagaagtggctggcgactccacatgtatcgcaggagacaagtagtagtctgcagccctccccggatcggcagaggggatggagcggcgatcgggatggctcagaagagtggggtaattggccaagtacaattgggaagaatccaaaggagttgaatcaagtgcaactggactggtatattatatatatatatatatatatatatatatatatatatatatatatatatatatatatatatatatatatataatatataatataatataccagtccagttgcacttgattcaactcctttgtatCCTTTAAACCAATTTAATTTAAACTTCTGTTGTAGATTGTGCTTGGTGAAGCAAGAACATATATTCTGGTAAAAATTACATAAATattcatatatatgtatgtgtatgtgtgtgtgtgtgtgtgtgtgtgtgtgtgtgtgtgtgtgtgtgtgtgtgtgtgtgtgtgtgtgctgtattttTGTAGAATTTCGGGCTGCGTTTGACATCTTTgtgcaagatgcagaggacggctGCATCAGCACCAAGGAGCTGGGCAAGGTGATGAGGATGCTGGGCCAGAACCCAACCCCAGAGGAGCTCCAGGAGATGATAGACGAAGTGGATGAAGATGGTAACTAAAAGCACAAACGCTAGCAAACTGCTCTGCTCTGAAACACAAAAGCCTAAACTACAAAGTACCTCTCCTGGGGGGAAAGAGTGTGGGCTGAAAGAAAGTGTTGGCAAGGCGGTGAAGAATATGTGGGATCATACGCCACCTTTAATGCTGCAATCCCTCTGCAGGAATTAGAATCCCCACCTTATTtctatttaaaaaacaaaacaaaaacaacttttaCCCCCTTGTTTCTGTTCTAAAGCTACaaccctgaagatttacatgcaaaacaaatgtcctttttgatcaTGTAAACCATATGGTGATCCATGAATATCCAAACCAGGAATGCTTCTGTGTTCATTTTAATAGTGACTGTTGAGTAGGACTTTACCGCAGAAGTAAAATGCCAAGGATAAGCCACGAATAGCTGCAAGttcagagaacatgcaaaattgttgtggctaacaagcagatatggccaAGCAagctaaaaataaaaaactttatTGACATGATCTCCAAAGATCAAAACAAGAGATGAGGAAGTAAAACAATGGCAATAACACACATGTGCTAGCTGTCTAATTTCAAATTCATCTATAAGCAAGCACATGTAAATGTTTCTGGTACTCTAGTGTATATAACAATATCATGCGTGTGCAGGAAGCGGCACGGTGGACTTCGACGAATTCCTGGTAATGATGGTGAGGTGCATGAAAGACGACAGCAAGGGGAAGACTGAAGAAGAACTGGCAGAGCTGTTCCGCATGTTCGACAAGTGAGTTTAGCGTCTGCATTCAAACCTCACCCTTACACTTGGAAAGAAACTTAATGAGGGGGTCACTCAACTGTAAACAGCAACACAATGAGAGAGCACTACGGCTTGCACAACTCTACATCTGACATTATCATGACATTTAAATTAGTGTGTTGAGTACAAGAACTTGTAATCAACTTCCTCTACACAGTGTGGTTGCAGCCATCAGTGTCCACTAACCACTGTTATGTGGATGGTCAAGATGCCAGATAACTACGGTGCATGTCAATGATAACTATACAGAGTATGTCAGTGATGACTGTACAGTGTATGtcagtcagaatcagaaacactttgtcatttcatttcatgcgcttgtgcacatgaaattacacaaaacatcgtttcccccagcccacagcagtgcaacacaaagacaaaaacacatccaagaactacaagtactacaagaacacatatatccaaactcacacatatatatctaaactaaaaaaaaaaatcactgtccaggagaacgaacgccagccaggatgactgtcagaactgccggtctgcataggctagcggttagcttagcctgccccgcttccatgtcctgtcagaccgccctcggtgtttcctcttcgggcgcagctccggtcagggctgtagtccttgggcccacaggatgcagcagaccaagctccctcagccgatccaacgctagctctcccagccagacatcatcgacacacctccccgcactccacaccatgACACTAAAAACATAGTCGAGGCTAGGTGagaccaccgccagaccgcccttggtgttattggaactgccggtctgcatgggctagcagttagcttagcctgccctgcttccgcatcctgtcagaccgcccacagtgttacctcttcgggcacagcttcaggcagggccgtggtccctgggcccataggactaagcagaccaacctctcccagctgatccagcgccagctctcccagccatcaaacgaagacaaacttagacgtggacaaagacactgcatggacggtactgggtgaggctgccacaaatgtcaattagcgccaccatcttcccacaccggtactgggggaTAACTGTACAGTGTATGGCAATGATGACTATACAGTGCGGTGAATGTTTTGGACAAGCAATGTGCATTTTTAAAACCCTGTTCATGTGCTGTAACCttgaccccttgtcagaccatcaAAGACAGGAAACCGGATATAATGATTTACTCAAAAAACTTCACAGGATAGGTTCAGTCATAAGATGTCTCTAcacccatacaaacacacacaaccaaacacgctcacactcaaacacacataaacacacacacacacacacacacacacacacacacacacacacacacacacaaacaccccttCATCCCTCTTTAGTAATCCCACCAAATCCTTCCCACCCATTTAAAGGATACCCCGGGTGTGCACAGGTAAAGGTTTACCATCAGGTACACTTTCACATCTCACTCCTTTGATTTCCCAGGAATGCGGATGGCTACATCGACCTGGAGGAGCTGAAGGTGATGCTGGAGTCCACAGGAGAAGCAATTACCGAGGATGACATTGAGGAGCTCATGAAGGATGGCGACAAGAATAACGATGGCAAAATTGACTATGACGGTGAGAATTTTACACTGTGTTATTCTCCAAGGGCATGCCTTTATGACGGAGGTGAGAAACGAGTGGCTCTGCATAACATTTTGTGCTCTACTGCTCATTCCTTTTATATACGTATATCGTTCACGCCGAGATTAAACGCTTCTTTGCATGCATTGTTCAGAAGTGCACCCGACGTGAGGTATTCATTTGACTCCGGAGTCTCACTGTTCCAGTGAAATTTGCCGAGGACTCGGTAATTGTTGACTAAAATCCTTCTTTGTTGGATTGCAGAGTTCTTGGAGTTTATGAAAGGAGTGGAGTAATCCCGAACAAGGAGAGACGGATGTCCCTGAACCCAGAGCGTTATTTTTGTATTTCATTTTGTCTCCGCCGCCACCTATGGAGAACTGGACTGACGAAACTTTGGAACGACTTTGCAAGATTTTAGTTCAAATACTCTTTCTGAATGTTTATGTATTTTTCTACCATCTCTTGCAATGTTGTAAATACAGTTTGTAACTAATTATGGAGCCCATGTTTACTGAATTTTTTTGTAAATGTACCCAAGTTACTTATATTTTCTGTGCAAGTCGCATACTTTAACGGCTTGGCTATTTTGCAACGTTGTTTTCGTATCACAGTGCGCGTTATCTTTACAAATCGACGTGTTAAGACGCTGGCATTGTTAAGATGGGCATAATACATATTTGTGCATATAGTGGAGCGTATCCATGAGTCGGCATACTTCAAAACGAGCTCTGGTAATCTAGGCATACATTTAGGGTCGATGGGCTGCATTGCGTCCAGCGTGATGTACACATTTTCCACATTTGTGTATGTTTAGGACACCCTCAGGACTTTGTATTCTCTCCTTATTCCCCGAGCAGCATATTAAGGATTTCTGAACCACATGCCTGGTTAGACTATACAATATATTCACATACAGCATTCACCaaagcagtgattttttttttgttttttttttcattctgtttGAAATTTGTGACTTCGATTTTTCCCAGGAATATTCGTTGACAATAAAGTTGCAATTCTTAACAAAATGAGTGCTATTGCAACTCTTCCATCTAGTTTTAGTCTTGTTGGCGTTGCATAGACGCTATTGTGCACCTGGCTCATTTGCTTCTCATTTGCTTATGGCCTCCAATGAAATTGTACGCCTGAGATTTGCAGCATCGGTGCAGTGTGAGCAGCTCCACAGTAGAGCTCCTGTAGTTTAAGGTGCCATGGCGAAGGCTGTGGAAAACAACACCATTTGATGTCTACAAACCACATTTCCCCCCAGTTGGAGGTTTGAGGTTTGGAGGTTTGAACTTGATGGTTCACTGTGGTCAAAAGCTCACCTCTCGGTTCTTTGACATCCCTGTTTGCCTACATGACAATAAATACACGGGGAAGGAGGGTGCAAAAAAAGAAACTATGTTAATTGCACCAGAACAAGATGTTTGGCTACTCTGACACCCTTGTCAACTACATTTCCACACTCACTCTGTGCAACTGTGGTGGCTCTTGTCTCTGGCATGTGGCTAAAGTGTGCGAGGACATTCGTATGGTGTTGAGCCCGTATCTAGTTACACAATGAATCGAGACCGGGGCTATTTCTGTCTAATCGTGTTAGTGCCCATGTTAGGGGATCTGGAGTGACTGACAACAGTTGACAATCAGATGCCTTTGTCCTCATAAGGAGAGTAAATCCAGAGCAAAGAGACACCAGTTTAACCAGCATGTGTGCAGCTTGTTACTCTGAGCTATATATATAAACATTAAATGAAACCTTCAGcggtagggaaagtactcaacaaacaaggagcaaagtAATCAATTAAtggagtttatatatatatatctatatatagatatatagatatatatacctatatatagatagatagataggtgtgtgtgtgtgtgtgtgtgagtaaaatTGTGTCAGCAAAACACAGTTTCTCGATAGGTTAATTACAGTatccacaagggggggggggaaatcacccAAATGCTCAAAAAGACACTAACC
It encodes:
- the tnnc1a gene encoding troponin C type 1a (slow), with amino-acid sequence MNDIYKAAVEQLTDEQKNEFRAAFDIFVQDAEDGCISTKELGKVMRMLGQNPTPEELQEMIDEVDEDGSGTVDFDEFLVMMVRCMKDDSKGKTEEELAELFRMFDKNADGYIDLEELKVMLESTGEAITEDDIEELMKDGDKNNDGKIDYDEFLEFMKGVE